A single genomic interval of Cupriavidus necator harbors:
- a CDS encoding LysR family transcriptional regulator — MTLKQLEAFYWAATCLNFSVAADRCHLSVSSLSKRVAELETSLGVQLFDRSGRRAELTAQGEQMLPRIRELLRVAAELQQSAGQSRGLQGRCRVGLGELSGLTWLPRLVRQTAIRHPELQLEPYVDIGQVLEQRLEDGELDLAVIAGPSSRSSLASERIAQVDFVWVASESFIDQTGTDDPRRLMAEQLLLSLPVGAGGTRVLDQWLATRGMAVNRRLVCNSWGAVVGMVAEGLGFAFMPRQWAEALEARGVLQILKKGGALEPLHYVVQWRRDDARLLITEMRDVIKDVIEFQAPRCLV; from the coding sequence ATGACCCTCAAGCAACTGGAAGCCTTCTACTGGGCCGCGACCTGCCTCAACTTCTCGGTAGCCGCCGACCGCTGCCATCTGTCCGTGTCTTCGCTGTCCAAGCGGGTGGCCGAGCTTGAAACCTCCCTCGGCGTGCAGCTGTTCGACCGAAGCGGCCGCCGCGCCGAACTGACGGCGCAGGGCGAGCAGATGCTGCCGCGCATCCGCGAATTGCTGCGGGTCGCGGCCGAGTTGCAGCAGTCAGCGGGGCAGAGCCGTGGCCTGCAAGGCCGTTGCCGCGTGGGCCTGGGCGAACTGAGCGGCCTGACCTGGCTGCCCCGGCTGGTACGGCAGACGGCCATCCGGCACCCCGAGCTTCAGCTCGAGCCCTACGTCGATATCGGTCAGGTGCTGGAGCAGCGCCTGGAAGATGGCGAACTCGACCTCGCGGTGATCGCCGGGCCGTCATCGCGCAGCAGCCTCGCGTCGGAGCGGATCGCGCAGGTCGACTTTGTCTGGGTCGCGAGCGAGTCTTTTATCGACCAGACCGGCACCGACGATCCCCGGCGGCTGATGGCGGAGCAATTGCTGCTGTCCCTGCCGGTCGGCGCGGGCGGCACCCGGGTGCTCGACCAGTGGCTGGCCACCCGTGGCATGGCGGTCAACCGTCGCCTGGTGTGCAACAGCTGGGGCGCTGTGGTCGGCATGGTGGCGGAGGGGCTGGGTTTCGCCTTCATGCCAAGGCAGTGGGCCGAAGCGCTGGAAGCGCGCGGGGTGTTGCAGATACTGAAGAAGGGCGGCGCGCTGGAACCGCTGCACTATGTCGTGCAATGGCGTCGCGACGACGCGCGCCTGCTGATCACGGAGATGCGCGATGTCATCAAGGACGTGATCGAATTCCAGGCGCCGCGTTGCCTGGTGTAG
- a CDS encoding Bug family tripartite tricarboxylate transporter substrate binding protein — translation MRSPRKLFHMAALLASLAVVGQAPAAPYPDHPVELVVPSTAGGGTDTVARAFSEAMRKYLPQPLTVVNKPGASGAIGMTEVARARPDGYKLGIIIAEAVIVPHLGPTTLDAAELVPIARLNADPSAITVKADSRWNTIEAFLAFAAAHPGEVQVGNSGPGSIWHLAATALEDKAHVKFNHVPFSGAAPALVALMGGHIDAVAVSPAEVSAYVAAGKVKTLAVMAGQRVRGFENVPTLRERGIDLSIGTWRGLAAPRGTPPEVLETLAAASRKAVADPVFVAALGRQNLGIAYADAATFKAMIAADNAVMKVLVARTNLRK, via the coding sequence ATGCGATCGCCCCGCAAGCTGTTTCACATGGCCGCCCTGCTGGCCTCACTTGCCGTCGTCGGCCAGGCGCCCGCGGCGCCCTACCCGGATCATCCTGTCGAACTCGTGGTGCCAAGCACGGCGGGCGGTGGTACCGACACGGTTGCGCGGGCCTTCAGCGAAGCCATGCGAAAGTACCTGCCGCAGCCGCTGACCGTGGTGAACAAGCCAGGTGCCAGCGGCGCCATCGGCATGACGGAAGTGGCCCGCGCCAGGCCCGATGGCTACAAGCTCGGCATCATCATCGCGGAAGCCGTGATCGTCCCGCATCTCGGGCCGACCACCCTCGACGCCGCCGAGCTGGTGCCGATCGCGCGCCTGAATGCCGATCCGTCGGCGATCACGGTCAAGGCCGACTCGCGCTGGAACACCATCGAGGCGTTCCTGGCATTCGCCGCGGCGCACCCGGGGGAGGTGCAGGTCGGGAATTCCGGCCCGGGCTCGATCTGGCACCTGGCGGCGACGGCGCTGGAGGACAAGGCGCACGTCAAATTCAATCATGTGCCGTTCTCCGGTGCGGCGCCGGCCCTGGTGGCGTTGATGGGCGGGCATATCGACGCGGTGGCCGTCAGTCCGGCCGAAGTATCGGCCTATGTGGCCGCAGGCAAGGTGAAGACGCTCGCGGTGATGGCCGGGCAGCGTGTCAGGGGCTTCGAGAACGTTCCGACGCTGCGTGAGCGCGGTATCGACCTCTCGATCGGCACATGGCGCGGACTGGCCGCGCCCAGGGGCACGCCACCTGAAGTGCTCGAAACCCTCGCGGCCGCCAGCCGCAAGGCGGTGGCGGACCCTGTCTTCGTGGCGGCGCTGGGCCGGCAGAACCTTGGGATTGCCTATGCCGACGCGGCGACCTTCAAGGCGATGATCGCGGCAGACAACGCGGTGATGAAGGTACTGGTGGCCAGGACCAACCTGCGGAAGTGA
- a CDS encoding DUF6496 domain-containing protein, which yields MPRASSIAKARADKRAGKSPTTQAGHFVHDEIEAVRKGKHGVRSAKQAIAIGLSEARRAGVDVPPKKGATKAETKAAAAKAAPRRASSESTAKRSQAALKALKRESTAGASPKALSAQAKSAASKRTATDRSAAAKKAASTKGAAGRSEAARKAARTRAARKESAR from the coding sequence ATGCCAAGGGCATCGAGCATAGCCAAAGCCAGGGCAGACAAGAGAGCAGGCAAGTCGCCGACCACCCAGGCCGGCCATTTCGTTCACGACGAGATCGAAGCCGTGCGAAAGGGTAAGCACGGCGTGCGCTCGGCCAAGCAGGCCATAGCGATCGGTTTGTCGGAGGCACGCCGCGCTGGCGTCGATGTGCCGCCAAAGAAGGGCGCGACCAAGGCGGAAACCAAGGCTGCTGCCGCCAAGGCTGCACCGCGACGGGCGAGTTCAGAAAGCACGGCCAAGCGGTCCCAGGCCGCGCTCAAGGCACTCAAGCGCGAGAGCACCGCCGGTGCTTCTCCCAAGGCGCTGTCTGCCCAGGCCAAGAGCGCGGCAAGCAAGCGCACGGCGACCGATCGCTCGGCTGCCGCGAAGAAGGCCGCCAGCACCAAGGGAGCTGCCGGTCGCTCCGAAGCGGCCCGCAAGGCCGCTAGAACGCGTGCGGCAAGGAAGGAGTCAGCCCGTTAG
- a CDS encoding alpha-hydroxy acid oxidase, translating into MLSLNDLEPLARRRLPRPLYAYVSGAVEDSVSLAENRRAFTEIALRPRVLAGVATRELDFELFGRRYAAPFGVAPMGIAALFAYRGDIVLAQAAQQAAVPAIMSGSSLIRLEEVMAAAPGTWFQAYLPGDVAQIDGLLSRVEAAGVSTLVITVDTPVAGNRENNVRAGFSTPLRPSLRLAWQGITHPRWLLGTFARTLLRHGMPHFENAYAHRGAPILSSRVLRDFSDRAHFTWTHLEAIRRRWQGTLVVKGILTAEDALLARRHGVDGVIVSNHGGRQLDGAIAPLRVLPEIVHAVPDLPVMLDSGVCRGTDVIKALALGARCVFVGRPFAYAATVGSTPGVAHAIDLLQAEISRDMAMLGLTRLADIGPACIRPAASLPHMPPHPETYR; encoded by the coding sequence GTGCTTTCGCTGAACGACCTTGAACCGCTCGCCCGCCGCCGCCTGCCCCGGCCGCTGTACGCCTACGTCAGCGGTGCGGTGGAGGACAGCGTCTCGCTGGCGGAGAATCGCCGCGCCTTCACCGAGATCGCGTTGCGGCCACGCGTGCTTGCCGGCGTGGCCACGCGCGAACTGGACTTCGAGCTGTTCGGCAGGCGCTATGCCGCCCCCTTCGGCGTTGCACCCATGGGCATCGCCGCGTTGTTCGCTTACCGCGGCGATATCGTGCTCGCGCAGGCCGCGCAGCAGGCCGCGGTGCCGGCGATCATGAGCGGTTCATCGCTGATCCGGCTGGAAGAAGTGATGGCAGCCGCGCCCGGCACCTGGTTCCAGGCCTACCTGCCCGGCGACGTGGCGCAGATCGACGGGCTGTTGTCGCGCGTCGAGGCGGCAGGCGTATCGACGCTGGTGATCACCGTCGATACGCCCGTTGCGGGCAATCGCGAGAACAACGTGCGCGCCGGCTTCTCGACACCGCTGCGGCCAAGCCTGCGCTTGGCATGGCAAGGCATCACGCATCCGCGCTGGCTGCTCGGCACTTTTGCGCGCACGCTGCTGCGGCACGGCATGCCGCACTTCGAGAACGCCTATGCGCACCGCGGCGCGCCTATCCTGTCATCGCGCGTGCTGCGCGACTTCTCCGACCGCGCGCATTTCACCTGGACGCACCTTGAAGCCATCCGCCGGCGCTGGCAAGGCACGCTGGTGGTCAAGGGCATCCTGACCGCGGAAGACGCCTTGCTGGCGCGTCGGCACGGTGTGGACGGGGTCATCGTTTCGAACCACGGCGGCCGGCAACTCGACGGCGCCATCGCGCCGCTGCGCGTCCTGCCTGAGATCGTGCACGCCGTGCCCGACCTGCCGGTGATGCTCGACAGCGGCGTATGCCGCGGCACCGACGTAATCAAGGCGCTCGCGCTCGGCGCGCGTTGCGTCTTTGTCGGCCGGCCGTTCGCCTATGCGGCGACGGTCGGGTCCACCCCCGGCGTGGCGCACGCCATCGACTTGTTGCAGGCCGAGATCTCGCGCGATATGGCAATGCTCGGCCTGACCCGGCTGGCAGACATCGGCCCTGCCTGCATCCGGCCTGCCGCTTCACTACCCCACATGCCCCCTCACCCGGAGACTTATCGATGA
- a CDS encoding tripartite tricarboxylate transporter substrate binding protein: protein MHPTQDQWRRRFPLRLAGALALACGLAAATGAQAEAPYPNRPIQMIVAYGPGGGTDLVARLLARHLEKQLGGATVVVQNKPGAGGAIGFAELARSAPDGYTIGFINTPNLLTIPIERKTTFTWRSFDLIGNLVDDPGGFTVHNSNGIDSLAALIRHAKAHPGEVSVGTTGVGSDDHLAMLLFERAAGVKLTHVGYKGAGDVRAALVGQQLTIGAINVGEALQYQKGGSPIKFLGQMGATRATLAPNVPTFREQGFDIELASLRGLAAPKGLPEPVRKKLVEAMARVVADPQFRQQAEAMYAPLHYLAPAAYSAELERGETGFRQLWKEMPWQEN, encoded by the coding sequence ATGCACCCGACCCAAGACCAATGGCGCCGGCGCTTTCCCCTTCGCCTGGCCGGCGCGCTCGCGCTGGCCTGCGGCCTCGCCGCCGCGACCGGCGCACAGGCAGAGGCGCCCTATCCCAACCGCCCTATCCAGATGATCGTGGCCTACGGTCCCGGGGGCGGGACGGACCTGGTGGCACGGTTGCTGGCCCGCCACCTCGAGAAGCAACTCGGCGGCGCCACGGTGGTGGTGCAGAACAAGCCCGGCGCGGGCGGCGCCATCGGCTTCGCCGAACTGGCACGGTCCGCGCCGGACGGCTACACCATCGGCTTTATCAATACGCCGAACCTGCTGACCATTCCCATCGAGCGCAAGACCACCTTCACCTGGCGCAGCTTCGACCTGATCGGCAACCTGGTCGACGATCCGGGCGGCTTCACGGTGCACAACAGCAACGGCATCGACTCGCTGGCCGCGCTGATCCGCCATGCCAAGGCGCATCCGGGGGAGGTGTCAGTCGGCACCACCGGCGTCGGCTCGGACGACCACCTCGCCATGCTGCTGTTCGAGAGGGCCGCGGGCGTCAAGCTCACCCATGTCGGCTACAAGGGCGCAGGCGACGTGCGTGCGGCGCTGGTCGGGCAGCAGCTCACCATCGGGGCCATTAACGTGGGCGAAGCGCTGCAGTACCAGAAAGGCGGCTCGCCGATCAAGTTCCTTGGCCAAATGGGCGCAACACGGGCAACGCTGGCCCCGAACGTGCCCACCTTCCGCGAACAGGGCTTCGACATTGAGCTGGCTTCGCTGCGCGGCCTGGCGGCGCCCAAGGGCCTGCCTGAGCCGGTCAGGAAGAAACTGGTGGAGGCGATGGCGCGCGTGGTCGCGGATCCGCAGTTCCGCCAGCAGGCCGAAGCGATGTATGCGCCGTTGCACTATCTGGCGCCGGCCGCCTACAGCGCGGAGCTGGAGCGCGGGGAGACGGGCTTCCGTCAGCTGTGGAAAGAGATGCCGTGGCAGGAGAACTGA
- a CDS encoding hydroxyacid dehydrogenase — translation MNAPVLLMPAAGTVVRFDHWLDAAFDRIITATPGLTLHTCAREGADAAAWDRLSGAHVYQISAAKDEIPRRWFADAALLARCPNLLAVSSSGSGCDTIDIDACTEAGVAVLNQAGGNADSVAEMTLGLMLAVLRRIAESDRSLRAHNCESREDLMGHELRGRTLGLVGVGHAGRRVAALGRALGMRVIGCDPALDAAELSARGAQAVSFEELLRSADIVSLHCPRDATTLRMMDGAAFAAMRPGSIFVSTARGGIHDEGALHAALASGHLAGAGLDVWDQEPPPRAHPLLALDNVVATFHTAGVTHEARRRNAELAATQIVTLLTSGERPERLVNPEVWPRARLRIAAVMQAAALSSVTP, via the coding sequence ATGAACGCGCCCGTCCTGCTGATGCCTGCCGCCGGCACGGTGGTCCGTTTCGACCACTGGCTGGACGCAGCCTTTGACCGCATCATTACGGCCACGCCAGGCCTGACGCTGCACACCTGCGCCCGCGAAGGCGCCGACGCGGCCGCCTGGGACCGGCTGTCCGGCGCCCATGTCTACCAGATCTCGGCCGCCAAGGACGAGATCCCGCGCCGCTGGTTCGCCGACGCCGCGCTGCTGGCGCGCTGCCCGAACCTGCTGGCGGTGTCGTCCAGCGGCTCCGGCTGCGACACCATCGACATCGATGCCTGCACCGAGGCCGGCGTCGCGGTGCTCAACCAGGCCGGCGGCAACGCCGACTCGGTGGCGGAGATGACGCTGGGCCTGATGCTCGCGGTACTGCGCCGCATCGCCGAATCCGACCGCAGCCTGCGCGCGCACAACTGCGAGAGCCGTGAGGACCTGATGGGCCACGAACTGCGCGGCCGCACGCTCGGCCTGGTCGGCGTGGGCCACGCGGGCCGCCGCGTCGCCGCACTCGGCCGCGCCTTGGGCATGCGCGTGATCGGGTGCGACCCGGCGCTGGATGCGGCGGAGCTGTCCGCACGCGGCGCACAGGCCGTGTCCTTCGAGGAATTGCTGCGCAGTGCCGACATCGTCTCGCTGCATTGCCCGCGCGATGCCACCACGCTGCGCATGATGGATGGCGCCGCCTTTGCCGCGATGCGGCCGGGCAGCATCTTCGTCAGCACCGCGCGCGGCGGCATCCACGATGAGGGCGCGCTGCATGCGGCGCTGGCCAGCGGCCATCTTGCCGGCGCCGGTCTGGACGTGTGGGACCAGGAGCCGCCACCACGCGCCCACCCCTTGCTCGCGCTGGACAACGTCGTCGCCACCTTCCACACCGCTGGCGTTACTCACGAGGCACGGCGCAGGAACGCCGAACTGGCCGCCACTCAAATCGTCACGCTGCTGACCAGTGGCGAGCGGCCCGAGCGGCTGGTCAATCCCGAAGTCTGGCCGCGAGCGCGCCTGCGCATTGCGGCGGTGATGCAGGCTGCCGCCCTGTCATCGGTCACACCTTAG
- a CDS encoding RraA family protein: MSTLHGFRIHPKPAPTASNALLERYRSFPVANVSDAMCRTVGTTRLRPYHRRDGVMAGRALTVRTRPGDNLMVHKALDLCGPGDVIVVDAGGAGPNAIIGEIMLALAIARGAAGFVIDGLIRDSDTIGKETLPVYARGVSHRGPYKDGPGELHVPVCIDGMVVRPGDLVLGDGDGLLVVAAEDAEEIAARVENVQRTEAAVLESIAQGRADRSWVERTLREKGVVV, from the coding sequence ATGAGCACGCTTCACGGCTTTCGCATCCACCCCAAGCCGGCGCCGACTGCCAGCAACGCGCTGCTGGAACGCTACCGCAGCTTCCCGGTGGCCAATGTCAGCGACGCAATGTGCCGCACCGTCGGCACCACGCGGCTGCGGCCCTATCACCGGCGCGATGGCGTCATGGCCGGCCGCGCCCTCACCGTGCGCACGCGCCCGGGCGACAACCTGATGGTGCACAAGGCCCTCGACCTCTGCGGACCCGGCGATGTGATCGTCGTCGATGCCGGCGGCGCCGGTCCCAATGCCATCATCGGCGAGATCATGCTGGCGCTGGCGATCGCGCGCGGCGCAGCGGGCTTCGTCATCGACGGCCTGATCCGCGACAGCGATACGATCGGCAAGGAGACGTTGCCCGTGTATGCGCGCGGGGTCTCGCACCGCGGTCCTTACAAGGACGGTCCCGGCGAATTGCATGTGCCCGTCTGCATCGACGGCATGGTGGTGCGCCCCGGCGACCTGGTGCTGGGCGATGGCGACGGCCTGCTGGTCGTTGCGGCCGAGGATGCCGAGGAAATCGCCGCGCGCGTGGAGAACGTACAACGCACCGAAGCAGCGGTGCTCGAGTCGATCGCGCAAGGCCGCGCCGATCGGAGCTGGGTCGAGCGCACGCTGCGCGAAAAGGGGGTGGTCGTATGA